One segment of Ascidiaceihabitans donghaensis DNA contains the following:
- a CDS encoding NUDIX domain-containing protein, translating to MIRRVGEPPLKSQSYRLRPGVYAILPLKRRVLLTAQTNGALEFQLPGGGVDPGETSLQALYREVREEIGWSIARPRRLGAFRRFVHMPEYDMWAEKLCHVYVATPVRQICDPIEPDHITMVMHPDEAAQMLGNVGDQMFVKQHYGIL from the coding sequence ATGATCCGACGTGTGGGTGAACCACCTTTGAAGTCCCAAAGCTACAGGTTGCGACCCGGCGTCTATGCAATTTTGCCTTTGAAGCGACGTGTTTTGCTGACGGCACAAACCAACGGCGCATTAGAGTTTCAACTGCCCGGTGGCGGGGTTGATCCTGGCGAAACCTCTTTGCAGGCGCTGTACCGGGAAGTCCGCGAAGAAATCGGCTGGTCCATTGCGCGCCCAAGACGTCTGGGTGCATTTCGTCGATTTGTGCATATGCCCGAATACGATATGTGGGCCGAAAAATTATGCCACGTGTACGTTGCGACACCTGTCCGCCAAATTTGCGACCCTATCGAACCTGATCATATCACTATGGTTATGCATCCCGATGAAGCCGCCCAAATGCTGGGCAATGTTGGCGATCAGATGTTTGTCAAACAACACTACGGGATTTTATGA
- a CDS encoding Hsp33 family molecular chaperone HslO: MTLGHQIAWDDTVLPFQLDTSDVRGRVARLDGVLDGVLKQHNYPPAIEALVAEMALLTALIGQTVKLRWKLSLQVQAKGAVRMIATDYYGPEKEGEPARIRAYATYDEDLLTDAAPFDQIGEGYFAIMIDQGKGMQPYQGITPLDGGSLAACAAAYFAQSEQLPTRFALSYGKSTQPGVSEHWRAGGIMVQHMPKASPLMAKGEGSGDVLQASDLLEHDAEENWNRVNVLMDTVEEMELIGPTVPPNDLLVRLFHEEQPRVYDTQPIRFGCTCSEDRVRQSLSIYSAGDIATMTTEEGRVTADCQFCGAHYDLDPATVGFEAEQDARD, translated from the coding sequence ATGACCCTTGGACACCAGATCGCGTGGGACGACACCGTCCTGCCATTTCAGCTTGATACATCCGACGTTCGTGGCCGCGTTGCCCGTTTGGACGGCGTGCTGGACGGCGTATTAAAGCAACACAACTACCCACCTGCCATTGAAGCGCTTGTGGCGGAAATGGCGTTGCTGACTGCGTTGATCGGCCAGACCGTCAAGTTGCGTTGGAAGTTGTCGTTGCAAGTGCAAGCCAAGGGTGCGGTGCGTATGATTGCCACCGATTATTACGGCCCCGAAAAAGAGGGCGAACCTGCGCGCATCCGCGCCTATGCCACCTACGACGAAGACCTGCTGACCGATGCTGCCCCCTTCGACCAGATCGGGGAAGGATACTTCGCAATCATGATTGACCAAGGCAAAGGAATGCAACCGTACCAAGGCATTACTCCGCTGGATGGTGGATCACTTGCGGCTTGTGCTGCGGCCTATTTTGCGCAGTCCGAACAGCTGCCGACACGTTTCGCGCTAAGCTATGGCAAATCCACGCAGCCGGGTGTGTCTGAACATTGGCGCGCCGGCGGCATTATGGTTCAACATATGCCCAAAGCATCGCCTTTGATGGCGAAAGGGGAAGGGTCTGGCGACGTCTTGCAAGCGTCTGACCTGCTGGAACATGATGCGGAAGAAAACTGGAACCGCGTGAATGTCTTGATGGACACCGTAGAAGAAATGGAGCTGATCGGCCCGACCGTGCCACCCAACGATTTGTTGGTGCGCCTGTTCCACGAAGAACAGCCACGCGTCTACGACACGCAACCGATCCGTTTTGGATGCACATGTTCCGAGGATCGCGTGCGCCAAAGCCTGTCCATCTATTCAGCGGGTGACATAGCGACGATGACAACAGAAGAAGGTCGCGTCACAGCAGACTGCCAGTTCTGTGGGGCGCATTACGATCTTGATCCCGCGACCGTAGGATTTGAGGCGGAACAGGACGCGCGTGACTGA
- a CDS encoding CoA pyrophosphatase, translated as MTDLIAQIRAALVDGGDGSSDFDLNPEFTQPDGRVLRPASVLAPIIVRGGAYYLILTKRSSALKHHPGQIAFPGGKQDDTDADLIATALREAREEIGLPSDLVEILGVLPPHETVTGFKVTPVIGLVTAEFDIVAEPGEVEEVFFVPLSHVLNVNNFAVQSRRWRGHRRAYFAVPFGPYYIWGATARMLRAWADRMP; from the coding sequence GTGACTGATCTGATTGCTCAGATACGCGCGGCGCTTGTGGATGGGGGTGATGGATCATCCGATTTTGATCTTAACCCTGAATTTACGCAGCCCGATGGCCGTGTTTTGCGTCCTGCAAGTGTTCTTGCCCCAATCATTGTGCGGGGTGGCGCCTATTATCTGATCCTGACCAAGCGGTCGTCGGCCCTGAAGCATCATCCGGGCCAGATTGCGTTTCCGGGCGGCAAACAGGATGACACGGACGCAGACCTGATTGCGACGGCTCTTCGTGAGGCGCGTGAGGAAATCGGCCTGCCCTCTGATCTGGTCGAGATCCTTGGCGTTTTGCCGCCCCATGAAACAGTAACGGGGTTCAAGGTTACGCCGGTGATCGGATTGGTCACCGCCGAGTTTGATATCGTTGCCGAACCCGGCGAAGTCGAAGAAGTATTTTTTGTCCCGCTGTCTCACGTTTTGAATGTGAACAATTTCGCGGTGCAATCGCGACGCTGGCGTGGTCACCGCCGTGCTTATTTCGCAGTGCCGTTTGGCCCGTATTACATTTGGGGCGCCACCGCGCGGATGTTGCGGGCTTGGGCGGATCGCATGCCATGA